AGCCGTTCGAGCAGCAGCGGTTCACCGCCGCCAACGCCGACCTCAGCACGTTGCTGATCCGCACCGGACGACTGATGGCCGCGCTGTTCCCGATCGTGTTCCTGGTGATGAACCTGTCGACCACCGCGGTCTGGTGGTTCGGCGGTCACCAGGTCGGCGACGGCACACTGGAGATCGGCGCGCTCACCGCGTACATGACCTACCTGATCCAGATCCTCATGTCGGTCATGATGGCGACCTTCATGTTCATGATCATTCCGCGTGCGTCGGTATCGGCCGAGCGCATCGCCGAGGTGCTCGACACCGAACCGTCGGTCGTGCCGCCGTCCGCCCCGCGCACCCCCGACCACGTCCGCGGGGTCGTCGACCTGCGCTCGGTCGCGATGTCCTACCCCGGCGCCGACGTGCCGGTGTTGCAGGACGTCACGCTGCACGCCGAGCCCGGACAGACGGTCGCGATCATCGGCGCCACCGGTTCGGGCAAGACGACGCTGCTGTCGCTCATCGCGCGGTTGTTCGACGCGACGGCGGGGGAGGTGCTGGTCGACGGCGTCGATGTGCGCGAACTCGACCCGCATCTGCTGTGGGGACGCATCGGCATCGTGCCGCAGAAGTCCTACCTGTTCACCGGCACGGTGGCCAGCAACCTGCGCTACGACGACCCGGAGGCATCGGACGAGGTGTTGTGGCAGGCGCTGCGCATCGCGCAGGCCGATGGTTTCGTGCGCGACCTCGAAGGCGGCTTCGACGCCCCGGTGAGCCAGGGCGGCACCAACTTCTCCGGCGGCCAACGCCAGCGGTTGTGCATCGCCCGCGCACTGGTCAGCCGGGCCACGGTCTACCTGTTCGACGACAGTTTCTCCGCGCTCGACCTGCGCACCGACCGCGCCCTGCGCACCGCGCTGGAGCCCTACACCCGTGACAGCACGGTCTTCCTCGTCGCGCAGCGGGTCTCCACCATCCGCGACGCCGACCAGATCGTGGTGCTCGAGGACGGCAGGGTCGTCGGGCTCGGCACGCACGACGAGTTGCTGCGCGATTGCGCTGAGTACCAAGAGATCTGTGCCTCGCAGCGAATCGAGGACGCGGCATGAGCGAAAAGACGAACCAGACCGCGCGTCGACCGATGCGCCGCGGCGGCGGGCCCGGCATGGGTGTCGGCATGGGCGAGAAGACGATGGACTTCAAGGGTTCGGGCAAGCGGTTGCTCGGACGCCTGCGGC
This genomic stretch from Calidifontibacter indicus harbors:
- a CDS encoding ABC transporter ATP-binding protein gives rise to the protein MLSRLVKRHLQRYPQLTVAILVLQIISVAASLYLPSLNADIIDKGVTRGDTGYIWSTGGWMLAVSLVQVVAAITAAYVAARLAMFYGRDARGDLFARVGEFSSREINSFGAPTLITRTTNDVQQVQMVVLMGAALMVSAPIMMVGGVVMALRESVSMSWLIVVAVIALGVSIGLIIRQLVPGFRAVQTKLDGVNRILREHLSGVRVIRAFTREPFEQQRFTAANADLSTLLIRTGRLMAALFPIVFLVMNLSTTAVWWFGGHQVGDGTLEIGALTAYMTYLIQILMSVMMATFMFMIIPRASVSAERIAEVLDTEPSVVPPSAPRTPDHVRGVVDLRSVAMSYPGADVPVLQDVTLHAEPGQTVAIIGATGSGKTTLLSLIARLFDATAGEVLVDGVDVRELDPHLLWGRIGIVPQKSYLFTGTVASNLRYDDPEASDEVLWQALRIAQADGFVRDLEGGFDAPVSQGGTNFSGGQRQRLCIARALVSRATVYLFDDSFSALDLRTDRALRTALEPYTRDSTVFLVAQRVSTIRDADQIVVLEDGRVVGLGTHDELLRDCAEYQEICASQRIEDAA